Within Topomyia yanbarensis strain Yona2022 chromosome 2, ASM3024719v1, whole genome shotgun sequence, the genomic segment cCCAAGTGACTTCCTTTACGTATTCCTAACGTatgggtcccggattgaaaggtGACTTAAGTACGATTTACACGATACATCCggcttccgtcaccggtacgGAACGTCAAGTTTAGTTGCATGCACTTAAATGgaagcattcacacacaacatcaacggcacggaacgttttgacgtacgacACAACagaaaagtattaaacttatcctgacggaacggtgacgttccgttgacgttgacggaagctgatgtatcgtctgaatcgtcctttaaaccgagaggaagctctggtaatcatcgttgcatcGACATCGATAGCACCCACAACTTGACCTGCAAGTGAAGGTCTGCTAGCAgcgagttcgatttgctcaatagttagtGCCTCATCTGTGAATCCAGTTGTTTTTATTTACCTTTCTGCAAAGGTAGGTACCTACGCCAAAAGAGCGTAACCTAATTTAGGGTATAATTTAGTGTTTACCACAATTATTTTCGTAAACATCAGTCAAATTCTGTAATATTTTCCCTCTGCCAACAGCAGAAAAACAATTCATAGCTAAAACTTAGTCGCGTTTATCAGAAAAAGATTTGGAATTGACAGTTGCCATTTCCCAAGTTTCTAAAATGTTGTCGACTCTAGCATGATTTAATTTATCCTCGctcaataactttttttcaattcagtATCCTTAAGTCCGGCAACAATTCTATCCAGAATGGCCTGGTCTTTATAATCACCATAAATACAATATTCTGCTTGTAGCCGCAATGAAAATTAAATCTTCTTTTCAGAAAATTCATCGTGAAGAGTTTGGCTCACAACAGATTAGATCTCGCAAACAATTTTACAAGCACTTTGAGAAATAAGTGTAATGTAACTATCATCAAAACAGTGAATTTATTTGAATATTGCACCTATTTCATAAATTATTTTCCGCATTCAAAATAAATTAACCAAGAAGACCTCCTTCTTTTTTCACCTCCATGTCGATCTTAAAACAGCTTTCACCCTAGAAGAAAAAATCAAACGAAATGAACAAATATGTCCATCTCGATGATGCAATAGCATTGGGGCCATTATCCTTACGTTATCGTGAACGATTTTACAATCCACCGCAATTTTCCCCTCCGCCATCATCAGATGTTGTTTATACTTTTCCAAACTATACTCTTGACTCTCGGTTGTCTTGATTTCCCCTCCTTCGACCGGGCACTTGTCTGGAACACCAAACATGGTCATAATTTCGGCCGCATCCTTATTGTTCTTCGAATCCTCCATGCTGGCGCACAGGTCTAACTTTTCGTTAACAACCGGAATTCCGTTCTTCGAAACGGTAACCGTCATCTAAAATATGTGTCAAGTGATAATTTGTGTAGGACTAATTTCGAAAAACAAGATACATCAGCACTCTTGAACCCGATCGTCTTCACCGTCGATTTCGATGTAACCTTGCAATCCTTCGTCAATGTAGCGGTCGATTTGGGATCAATAGTTATAACCTGATCGTCTCCACCGCAATTTTCAATATGATGAATAATCAATTCATAGCCACCGTTCTGggaacaaaaacaaattaaggCTATCAAGTTTACAGCCACACAAAAGTTATTCCGAATTCTTACACAAGCACTGGTTAGCACCAAATTAACAGCGAGGATTAAACCGACAAAGCTGAAAACACCGAAGGCCATTTTGAAGAATTTCCAACAGGTTGAAACCGTTCAACTATTTGCATTTGGTTGGTGGTGAGCCGTTTTATAGTGGCAATAAAAATCTTTGCATGTCAACAGATTAGCGTTTTGTGGAAAACAACAGCACAGATAACTTCCGGTCTGATACATCTTGCACCTTTCTATTCAAATAGGTGGATTCTGGTTGCATTGAAGTCATTGTAGGATTTCATTGCAGAGCTTTTAGTGCATTATTATCAgcataaaaatcgatcaaattTCAACAGCTCATTTGATGACGTCAATCATACTGATTCCGGAGGTTTCAGTCGCTATACTTAGGAGAAAATTGTTCGTTTCCGCAAAAGAGATGGATATATTAAATGTGATCACTGCTAATGAATGAGATTCtgtttaaaatatctttctgtacatagtatatttttaaaatgctaTCATCAGTCGACGGCCCATAACACGCAAAATAAGAACTCTTTAATGTTTCTACACAAtgcaaatttactaatttatcGGTTCACGAGTAGAATCGTTCTTTATACATGAATTGATGGacaacaaaaaaatatgacaaattGGAAAGCAAATCGTTTATTTTAAATGTTAATTCTTTTAAAAATCTGATtcaacaattatcaatatcaaaACCAACCCATTGCCTCATACGACCCGAGCTAGCTGCAATGTAGCCCATACACAGCCTAATCATAACCATGCTAATATTTGGAACTCATCTTCAGCGCCTGAATCACCTTCAAAGTTCGGTTCGGTCAATGCAAACAGTCGGTTAGACTGATTCGACTGAGACACGAAAATGGTCGTTATGGTTTTTATTACTCGATATAATCTCAAAGATTATACCGCTCTCGTGGTACCGCTGTAAACCGGCTCCCATTGCGGGGTACGTCCACAGTGCTTCAGTTTGACGCATTGCACCGCCTGAGCCGTtcattcgtgaaatagttcattgCAGCAGCGGGCTAAGCTATATGCACCGTAAACTATAAATATTTCGCaggaaataattcaaattgtgcTTTTCCGATTTTGAGGACCCGGCCCCGGAGTAGGTTGAAACAGTGCGGTTGGGTACGCCAAAAACATGAACCCAAAGTACGCTCAAAAACaacacagcttctacaaaacataatgtttcacAACAAacacacattggataatgcgtttcacattacttaaggtacacaacgagagacaacgctttatgtctaatagaaacggagaaaagggggttTCGCCAACTTACTCCAACCGCCAACATTTAATTTGCTACAACATCCGCCTACCGGATTATTCTGGCCATATGTTGTACGGTGTCTAGGAATCCACAGAagcggacgattccttataCCACGAGGAGGAACAAATAAATTAATCCTTGAAAGAATGCCGGGAtagtcaatattgttcgacaacatatcgaacattctttgcaagaaaatGCGGTGAGACTCCAGCGTTAGCAAATGTACCAACATGCACCGTTTATTATACGGcggaagacggatagggtcgATTCACGGCAGATTTCTGAGAGCAAATTGTACAAAGCTTCTGTGACCGCGCTCCTGTCAGTTGCTTTGAACGGCGTTGGTTGGTGCCCTTACTTTACAGCATACTCTAAGATGCTCTGGACCAGTGTGCAGTACAAAGAtttcagtgcgtagaaatccacaaaatcgactGTGTTCCGTTTTAGAAAACCCAATGTTCCATAGGCCTTCTCCGTTGTTGCAGTAATGTGGTAGTCGAAACGAAGTTTCCTGTCGAATAAAATGCGGATATAATCCTCCCTCTGGATGACACAGGTTTGATGAGTATAATCGCAACGCCTTAGTGTTGCCGAGCTTTCGAAACTTATCACATTACATTTCTCTTCATTGCTCTGCATGCACCATTCCTCAATATTGGCTATATCAACTTGGAGCACAACAGAGTTTTCAGATCATCAACACACAGtagtttttcagatttgatGCGGGTACAGAGGTCGTTGATGAATAGGAAAGAGATCAGAGGCGCTAGAggacttccttgaggcacaccggttggcgtttcgATGCGATTGAGCGTGTGGAgccaattctaacgaaggcGGATCGTTGTGAGAGGTAAGAATACAGCCACCTGGTTAGCAATCTAGGAAAACCTCGTCGCTCCAGTTTCAAAACAACAAGCAAGTTGGAAGTGCTATGGCTGGCGCtgtattttttggcattttggcAGCCCACCGATCCAAGAGTCCTGATTTCCCTAAATTGACCTAAACGCATTCTAGTTCCGCTGCCGATTCAATATTCCAACATGAAGTTTTTTTAACCTTTCTGGTTACATTTTTGCGATAACAGAACCGCTTGGAACGGTAATTTTAACGATATTTTGAATTGACCACGTCGGGGTTGCGAGTGTGGAGAAACAAcattgtcttcttgtcttccacCTAGCACAATTTTTTATAATGTACATATCGAGACAATACTTTCATCACTGAAGCACAAATCTCTGTCACAATATTCCAAATCCGATCACTGGAGCGCTACTATAGAAAAAATACAGTGTCCGGATTCTAAGTGGACCACACTTCAGTTCTACAAGTATGCAGTGCCATGCGCAAGAAACAGGGGAAGAGGGGGTTGGTGCTTTAAATCCTGACCCTTTCCCCTCAGGgatccaaaaaaaatttcttatgaCGGTTTATTCTGAAATTTTGATTCTGAAATGAGCATAGAACAATACGTGATAATCAGTCCAAGGATTCTGcttgattttcttttaaatttcttctttcatttttttcattaaatgtcctaataccccAACTTTCCGTATTTTTTCAGGAATTAGACTTTTCTAATGTGATCCTTAAGCACAATTTACACCagaagtagtaaattaaataatgaTTTactgttaaatggagttaatatgtacaattaaatgataaaaatatggatttgggactaaacatcaaaaaatttgagttttaaAGGTAACGGAACAACTTTTATTTTGTTcgtaatgatttcaacaaggtatattttttcaaaattgattgaagaataatagaaatATATGCACGACAAAATGATAAAATggaatatgaatgacaaaatactctataaccccaacttctcttATTTGGACAAAGGTCGTTAAGATTtctttcgatttctgaaatttattcacattagaaaaactgcaaaatatgtatgatttacaGTACgtagcagaatttttttttaaatcgatggttttggggacaaaatgactCTCTCGTACTTTTGGAGAAAGAAAcggaaatatctccattcaaatactaaggttatttttgTTAGAaagaggtatgaattgtaattttcttatcgctacttcaaaagttatagcatttattatatttttcctccatattttcacATAGTACCAAGCCCAAAAAGCGAAGTGGACggagtctaaaattgtccaaatgttgTGAAATTTGAGATCTgccatttgtcacaatatgaaaggggagaacttaaaaaaaaatttaaaaaaatgctatgCCCTAATGTAAAGTACACCTTtcgtgtaaaattaaatggagcACGGATCTAtatcgtcatttcgtgaattacggtttgtaaAATTGTCGCGTTTGGAAtgacgtcaacgataaaattcatatttttgtgTGTGGCACAGGTATGCCTCAAAATTGAAGATATTAGTACCACTCAAGTCCTACCATTAAGATTGGTAGTAGATTGTAACTTCTACCACatataggggagagtgagggcacttgatccttggggatatttgattccctggccatatctcctaatctatacgcataaagttaccaaaatttaaaaagaaaatgaagtatttggtcGTTCATggtgtttaaaaaacaaatctaatgtattacatttggtttggaaaagttgtataatattttagaaaatatgtgttttaaTCTATCTTGAAGatcttttcacaattttttgaacggttgtatgagatcgtcgaactaattaattatgaatattttcaagtatgATTCCTTTCTAAGGACTTTCGTATCTATAGGTCAACCTTTGTTTCTTTAACCCTAGTAGgcaggggatcaagttaccacacgtttttaccAAAACCTTTttttggcatgat encodes:
- the LOC131684031 gene encoding uncharacterized protein LOC131684031; this encodes MAFGVFSFVGLILAVNLVLTSACNGGYELIIHHIENCGGDDQVITIDPKSTATLTKDCKVTSKSTVKTIGFKSADMTVTVSKNGIPVVNEKLDLCASMEDSKNNKDAAEIMTMFGVPDKCPVEGGEIKTTESQEYSLEKYKQHLMMAEGKIAVDCKIVHDNGESCFKIDMEVKKEGGLLG